A DNA window from Hordeum vulgare subsp. vulgare chromosome 1H, MorexV3_pseudomolecules_assembly, whole genome shotgun sequence contains the following coding sequences:
- the LOC123402002 gene encoding putative protein ABIL2 isoform X10: protein MVEAAGPFRRRGGTMEEVRMEEAFIFSETIKDLKALRPQLYSAAEYFELAYVQEAGKQAVMSNLKEYAVKALVNTVDHLGSISFKVSSLVDQRFDEVAQANLRVSCIQQRTQAVQACVNREGLVQQSLVIPAPKYHKRYILPAGGDSIPNAMPNFSAMNKVKNRATTQMHQAFSAAASAAQTKNKDKQASFRKLRSIARAPSQSARSSSPAQHPRFVPPSDTAIPIKRDKRSDSPIYSTTPLTRSGSLSKKSSLLKTSSVRVQTTSDPKRLVPLRSYADRYNDDSKESEQTLKKSKKFLKSLLSRRKSGKEEPLQDSVP from the exons ATGGTGGAAGCAGCGGGGCCTTTCCGGAGAAGGGGCGGCACCATGGAGGAGGTGCGGATGGAGGAGGCATTCATCTTCTCCGAAACCATCAAG GATCTCAAGGCGCTGCGTCCGCAGCTGTATTCGGCAGCAGAGTATTTCGAGCTAGCCTACGTGCAGGAAGCCGGGAAGCAGGC GGTGATGAGTAACCTCAAGGAGTACGCTGTGAAGGCCCTCGTCAACACCGTCGATCACCTAGGGTCCATATCCTTCAAAGTCTCCAGCCTTGTCGATCAAAGGTTCGACGAGGTGGCCCAAGCCAACCTGCGGGTGTCCTGCATCCAGCAG AGAACTCAAGCGGTCCAAGCATGCGTGAACAGAGAAGGCCTGGTGCAGCAGTCCTTGGTGATCCCCGCTCCAAAGTATCACAAGAGGTACATCTTACCAG CAGGGGGTGATTCAATTCCTAATGCCATGCCCAACTTCAGCGCGATGAACAAGGTCAAGAACAGGGCTACCACACAGATGCATCAGGCCTTCAGCG CAGCAGCATCCGCAGCTCaaacaaaaaacaaagacaaGCAAGCTTCATTCCG CAAGCTCCGGTCGATTGCCCGTGCACCTTCTCAGAGTGCGCGATCATCCTCTCCAGCACAGCATCCGCGCTTCGTGCCACCTTCTGATACTGCAATACCCATCAAAAGAG ATAAAAGATCGGATTCACCAATTTATTCGACGACTCCGCTCACAAGGTCTGGGTCACTCTCAAAGAAGTCATCCTTGCTCAAGACATCAAGTGTCAGGGTCCAG ACAACTTCAGATCCCAAGAGATTGGTACCGCTGCGGTCATATGCTGATAGGTACAATGATGATTCCAAGGAAAGCGAGCAGACTCTGAAGAAGAGCAAGAAGTTCCTCAAGTCGCTGCTCAGTAGGCGCAAGTCTGGAAAAGAAGAACCACTGCAGGATAGTGTTCCTTAG